A genomic region of Passer domesticus isolate bPasDom1 chromosome 37, bPasDom1.hap1, whole genome shotgun sequence contains the following coding sequences:
- the FAU gene encoding LOW QUALITY PROTEIN: ubiquitin-like FUBI-ribosomal protein eS30 fusion protein (The sequence of the model RefSeq protein was modified relative to this genomic sequence to represent the inferred CDS: deleted 2 bases in 2 codons; substituted 1 base at 1 genomic stop codon), which translates to MQLFIRGQTLLTLELSGTETLAQIKERVAELSGVPPEDQVLLHAGTPLEDEAALGQSPLPRITTLDLSTRLLGGKVHGSLARAGKVRGQTPRXVAKQEKKKKKTGRAKRRMQYNRRFVNVVPTFGKKKGPNANS; encoded by the exons ATGCAGCTCTTCATCCGCGGGCAGACCCTCCTCACCCTCGAGCTCTCGGGC ACGGAGACCCTCGCCCAGATCAAG GAGAGGGTGGCCGAGCTTTCGGGGGTCCCCCCCGAGGACCAAGTGCTGCTCCACGCCGGGACCCCCCTGGAGGATGaggccgcgctggggcagagcccCCTCCCCCGAATT ACCACCCTGGACCTCTCCACGCGCCTGCTGGGCG GGAAGGTGCACGGCTCGCTCGCCCGCGCCGGCAAAGTGAGGGGCCAGACCCCAAGGTGA GTGGCCAagcaggagaagaagaagaagaagacgGGGCGGGCCAAGCGGCGCATGCAGTACAACCGGCGCTTCGTCAACGTGGTGCCCACCTTCGGCAAGAAGAAGGGGCCCAACGCCAACTCCTGA
- the LOC135288937 gene encoding LOW QUALITY PROTEIN: ubiquitin thioesterase OTUB1-like (The sequence of the model RefSeq protein was modified relative to this genomic sequence to represent the inferred CDS: deleted 1 base in 1 codon): MAAEEPQQPQPEPLGGSDADGVNCLAYDEAIMAQQDRIQQEIAVQNPLVSERLELAELYKEYAEDDHVYQEKIRDLLQKYSYIRKTRPDGNCFYRAFGFAHLEALLEDGQELQRFKEVSARSKEELVAQGFTEFTIEDFHNTLMELIERVERRVPLPELLAAFNEPATSDYLVVYLRLLTSGCLQRHRRFFEQFLEGGRSIKEFCQQEVEPMSKESDHIHIIALARALHVSILVEYMDRGEGGATNPHVFPEGSQPRVCLLYRPGHYDILYK, encoded by the exons ATGGCGGCGGAGGAGCCTCAGCAGCCGCAGCCGGAGCCGCTGGGCGGCAGCGATGCCGACG GTGTGAACTGCCTGGCGTACGACGAGGCGATCATGGCGCAGCAGGACCGGATCCAGCAGGAG ATCGCCGTGCAGAACCCGCTGGTGTCGGAGCGGCTGGAGCTGGCCGAGCTCTACAAGGAGTACGCGGAGGATGACCACGTGTACCAGGAGAAGATCAGG gacCTGCTGCAGAAGTACTCGTACATCCGCAAGACGCGGCCGGACGGGAATTGTTTCTACCGCGCCTTCGGCTTCGCGCACCTGGAGGCGCTGCTGGAGGacggccaggagctgcagcg GTTCAAGGAGGTGTCGGCTCGCAGCAAGGAGGAGCTGGTGGCCCAGGGCTTCACCGAGTTCACCATCGAGGACTTCCACAACacg CTGATGGAGCTGATCGAGCGCGTGGAGCGCCGCGTGCCGCTGCCGGAGCTGCTGGCGGCGTTCAACGAGCCGGCCACGTCGGATTACCTGGTGGTTTACCTGCGCCTGCTCACCTCGGGCTGCCTGCAGCGCCACCGGCGCTTCTTCGAGCAGTTCCTGGAGGGCGGCCGCAGCATCAAGGAGTTCTGCCAGCAG GAGGTGGAGCCCATGTCCAAGGAGAGCGACCAC ATCCACATCATCGCGCTGGCGCGGGCGCTGCACGTCTCCATCCTGGTGGAGTACATGGACCGGGGCGAGGGCGGTGCCACCAACCCGCACGTGTTCCCCGAGGGCTCGCAG CCCCGCGTCTGCCTCCTCTACCGGCCCGGCCACTACGACATCCTCTACAAGTGA
- the LOC135288903 gene encoding LOW QUALITY PROTEIN: leucine-rich repeat transmembrane protein FLRT1-like (The sequence of the model RefSeq protein was modified relative to this genomic sequence to represent the inferred CDS: deleted 4 bases in 4 codons), translating into MGHPSTHGPPSPSPPRPSRNPGTRGGPPRLPTTTITILILSALSPARACPAVCRCSGGRVYCNDRGLTAVPEGLPPGATTLFLQNNRIGDAGIPARLGRLPALRVLYLYANALEQLPAHLPPALRELHLQENNVRGLCRRALARAPLLERLHLDDNSVSAAGIEEDAFAENRRLRLLFLSRNHLSSVPAGLPPALEELRLDDNRIHTIPLRAFEGLPALRRLVLDGNLLANQRMADDTFSRLGNLSELSLGRNALAAPPANLPRARLRRLSLAANAISHVPAGALARMRALERLDLSDNNLTTLPRGLFDDLGSLSHLGLRNNPWFCGCNLAWLRDWLRRRAPPRLEVRGLLCQAPARLRGLPVGELRGEMDACESPAGGAAASPAAPPVSPGGAAAAAPGLWVQAAPGGALRVRWPPAPPGASLRLSWLRPGGGAVTETLVRGERGEYVVRALQPRAPYRVCLAALEPPAAPPLCAQARAGAGDPPPAAAPPGDAPPALPPAAALGRRRRRRPGWCWGCWGGAGGGRGGGGGWGWGRRSPPKAAAGGAGWR; encoded by the exons ATGG GCCACCCATCCACCCATGgccccccctccccctcccctccccgtcCCTCCCGTAACCCGGGCACGCGGGGGGGACCCCCCCGCCTGCCGACCACCACCAtcaccatcctcatcctctCTGCGCTGAGCCCCGCGCGGGCCTGCCCGGCCGTGTGCCGCTGCTCCGGCGGCCGCGTCTACTGCAACGACCGCGGGCTGACG GCCGTGCCCGAGGGGCTCCCTCCCGGTGCCACCACGCTGTTCCTGCAGAACAACCGCATCGGCGACGCGGGCATCCCGGCTCGCCTGGGCCGGCTGCCGGCGCTGCGGGTGCTTTACCTGTACGCCAACGCGCTGGAGcagctgccggctcacctgccgCCGGCGCTGCGGGAGCTGCACCTGCAGGAGAACAACGTGCGGGGGCTCTGCCGCCGGGCGCTGGCCCGGGCGCCGCTGCTCGAGCGCCTGCACCTGGACGATAACTCGGTGTCGGCGGCCGGCATCGAGGAGGACGCGTTCGCCGAGAACCGCCGGCTgcgcctcctcttcctctcgcGCAACCACCTGAGCAGCGTC CCCGCGGGGCTGCCGCCGGCGCTGGAGGAGCTGCGCCTGGACGACAACCGCATCCACACCATCCCGCTGCGGGCCTTCGAGGGGCTGCCGGCGCTGCGGCGCCTGGTGCTGGACGGGAACCTGCTGGCGAACCAGCGCATGGCCGACGACACCTTCAGCCGCCTGGGCAACCTCAGCGAGCTGTCGCTGGGTCGGAACGCGCTGGCGGCGCCGCCGGCCAACCTGCCCCGAGCCCGGCTC CGCCGCCTCTCGCTGGCCGCCAACGCCATCAGCCAC GTGCCCGCCGGAGCGCTGGCCAGGATGAGGGCGCTGGAGAGGCTGGACCTGTCGGACAACAACCTGACCACGCTGCCCAGGGGGCTCTTCGACGAcctgggcagcctgagccaCCTGGGGCTGCGCAACAACCCCTGGTTCTGCGGCTgcaacctggcctggctgcGGGACTGGCTGCggcgccgcgccccgccgcgcctGGAGGTGCgggggctgctgtgccaggcgCCGGCCAGGCTGCGGGGGCTGCCGGTGGGCGAGCTGCGCGGCGAGATGGACGCCTGCGAGAGCCCggccggcggcgcggccgcgtcccccgccgcgccgccggtGTCCCCGGGcggagcggccgccgccgcgccggggctctgGGTGCAGGCGGCTCCCGGAGGAGCCCTGCGGGTGCGGTGGCcgccggctcctcccggggcgtCGCTGCGGCTCAGCTGGCTGCGGCCCGGCGGCGGAGCCGTCACCGAGACCTTGGTGCGGGGCGAGCGCGGCGAGTACGTGGTGCGGGCGCTGCAGCCGCGGGCCCCGTACCGGGTGTGCCTGGCCGCCCTGGAGccccccgccgcgcccccgcTCTGCGCCCAAgcccgcgccggggccggggaCCCCCCCCCGGCCGCCGCCCCTCCCGGGGACGCCCCCCCGGCGCTGCCCCCGGCCGCGGCTctggggcggcggcggcggcggcggccggggtggtgctgggggtgctgggggggtgctggaggaggaagaggaggaggaggaggatggggctgggggcgcCGCAGCCCCCCaaaggcggcggcggggggggcAGGCTGGCGCTGA
- the LOC135288904 gene encoding LOW QUALITY PROTEIN: neurexin-1-beta-like (The sequence of the model RefSeq protein was modified relative to this genomic sequence to represent the inferred CDS: inserted 2 bases in 1 codon; deleted 1 base in 1 codon): protein MAIDWAFLTHNPPPPTPPPLAPLTPPLFSPPPAGTTYIFGKGGALITYTWPPNDRPSTRADRLALGFSTRQRDAVLLRVESAAGLGDFLQLHIVQGAVGVLFNVGTEDIALEERGAAVSDGRFHVVRFTRSGGNATLQVDGGPLHERYPPGSGDSERLALARQRIPFRLGRVVDEWLLDKGRQLTIFNSQACVRVGGRDRGRPFQGQLSGLYYNGLKLLALAAEGHPRVRLEGDLRLVGDPPPPPAPPGATPAPXPDMATTIMETTTTMATTTTRRGRSPTLRDTVAQNTDDLLVASAECPSDDEDLEECEPGTGGELVLPASPGPPAPPAAPRAPPGCGPDCDEPSGFASGEAADPDPDPGHAPGPEQPPADDEDFAGLGGGGSPEAAAPPAATAAPRGAGTEPTVAGAAPPGLVPAGERHPREGAGGGRRGGGSAPPVTRRPPVPPTAAPGAVEVVREAGGTTGMVVGIVAAAALCILILLYAMYKYRNRDEGSYQVDQSRHYIGAAPAAPGGGPGRGSRCRVPDPARRDPQGEGGGRAPQSAGQSAAQQGQGVLRVRGGSPRVSP from the exons atGGCCATCGACTGGGCCTTCCTCACGCACA atccgcctccccccaccccccctccGCTtgcccccctgacccccccgcTTTTCTCTCCCCCCCCAGCGGGCACCACGTACATTTTCGGCAAGGGGGGGGCCCTGATCACCTACACGTGGCCCCCCAATGACCGGCCCAGCACCCGCGCCGACCGCCTGGCCCTGGGCTTCAGCACCCGGCAGCGCGACGCGGTGCTGCTGCGCGTGGAGAGCGCCGCCGGGCTCGGCGACTTCCTGCAGCTCCACATT GtgcagggggctgtgggggtcCTGTTCAACGTGGGCACCGAGGACATCGCGCTGGAGGAGCGGGGGGCGGCCGTCAGCGATGGGCGCTTCCACGTCGTCCGCTTCACGCGCAGCGGCGGCAACGCCACGCTCCAGGTGGACGGCGGCCCCCTGCACGAGCGCTACCCGCCAG GCAGCGGGGACAGCGAGCGGCTGGCGCTGGCGCGGCAGCGCATCCCCTTCCGCCTGGGGCGGGTGGTCGATGAGTGGCTGCTCGACAAAG GCCGGCAGCTGACCATCTTCAACAGCCAGGCG TGCGTGCGGGTGGGGGGCCGGGACCGCGGCCGCCccttccaggggcagctctcGGGGCTCTACTACAACGGGCTGAAGCTGCTGGCGCTGGCGGCCGAGGGACACCCCCGCGTGCGGCTCGAGGGGGACCTGCGGCTCGTGGGGgaccccccgccgccccccgcgccccccggcgCCACCCCCGCGCC CCCCGACATGGCCACCACCATCATGGAGACCACCACCACCATGGCCACGACCACCACCCGCCGCGGGCGCTCGCCCACCCTGCGCGACACCGTCGCCCAG AACACGGACGATCTGCTGGTGGCCTCGGCCGAGTGTCCGAGCGATGACGAGGACCTGGAGGAGTGTGAGCCGGGCACAG GCGGGGAGCTGGTGCTGCCGGCGTCCCCGggcccccccgcgccccccgccgccccccgcgcccccccggGCTGCGGCCCCGACTGCGACGAGCCCTCGGGCTTCGCCTCGGGGGAGGCGGCGgaccccgaccccgaccccggccACGCTCCCGGCCCCGAGCAGCCGCCGGCCGACGACGAGGACTTCGCGGGGCTGGGGGGCGGGGGGAGCCCCGAGGCCGCCGCCCCCCCGGCGGCCACGGCCGCGCCCCGCGGCGCCGGGACCGAGCCCACGGTGGCGGGCGCGGCTCCGCCCGGGCTGGTGCCCGCGGGCGAGCGGCACCCGCGGGAGggcgcgggcggggggcggcgcggggggggcTCGGCGCCTCCCGTGACCCGAcgcccccccgtgccccccacaGCCGCGCCCGGAGCGGTGGAGGTGGTGCGGGAGGCGGGCGGCACCACCGGCATGGTGGTGGGCATCGTGGCGGCCGCCGCGCTCtgcatcctcatcctcctctaCGCCATGTACAAGTACCGCAACCGCGACGAGGGCTCCTACCAGGTGGACCAGAGCCGCCACTACAtcggggccgcccccgccgcgcccggGGGGGGCCCCGGGAGGGGCTCCCGGTGCCGCGTCCCCGACCCCGCCCGCCGGGACCCCCAAGGAGAAGGCGGCGGCCGCGCCCCCCAAAGCGCCGGGCAAAGCGCGGCGCAACAAGGACAAGGAGTATTACGTGTGAGGGGGGGGTCTCCACGCGTgtccccctga
- the FRMD8 gene encoding LOW QUALITY PROTEIN: FERM domain-containing protein 8 (The sequence of the model RefSeq protein was modified relative to this genomic sequence to represent the inferred CDS: deleted 2 bases in 2 codons) has protein sequence MDGEGEAEGEGASAPPGAAALLYLPDGSALPLPLEPPPGPTAAELLRRLQGALRLPPAAGDALALWLGSELLEVQLKPRHRPLRLVRHWPELLLRFSLASPAAIAQDEPCLQLRRNVFFPKSRELELQEEELLRLLYEEAREQLRGGRYPVDPPEAAELGGLSCRLRLGPFEPGRHTELSLRPLLGEVLPPGPPTRWGALFRRSREPGPAQRLLEAFARAPGAEAPPAGLYRDFLRRCHALPGYGCAFFPGAIERPSGGLLARGGLRPVSVAVGLEGVTIIDPRQKHVLLSLTYPELCWELVGAVGQDGDPAGQEGDPAEPPQLWLEFDGEHEGAPVNRLLRVFSPQAELMSALIECCIELGGAAPPPEEQAPPPAGAAATPPEAAGARGAPLRRQESVTRPRLQRLATIDYVREGQELRRVKPPRRSASFFSRVGGSYSPVAQGGTAGAGSEQG, from the exons ATGGACGGGGAGGGGGAGGCGGAGGGGGAGGGCGCGTCCGCCCCGCCGGGCGCCGCCG ccctgctgtacCTGCCGGACGGGTcggcgctgccgctgccgctggaGCCGCCCCCGGGCCCCACGGCCGCGGAGCTGCTGCGCCgcctgcagggggcgctgcgcCTCCCGCCCGCAGCCGGTGACGCCCTGGCGCTGTGGCTGGGGTCCGAGCTGCTcg AGGTGCAGCTGAAGCCGCGGCACCGACCCCTGCGCCTGGTCCGGCACTGGCCGGAGCTGCTGCTGCGCTTCAGCCTCGCCTCGCCCGCGGCCATCGCCCAAG ATGAGCCGTGTCTGCAGCTGCGCAGGAACGTGTTCTTCCCGAAGAGCCGCGAGCTGGAG ctgcaggaggaggagctgctccgCTTGCTCTATGAGGAGGCGcgggagcagctgagg gggGGGCGCTACCCCGTGGACCCCCCCGAGGCGGccgagctgggggggctcagctgCCGCCTGCGCCTGGGGCCCTTCGAGCCCGGCCGGCACACGGAGCTCAGCCTGCG GCCGCTGCTGGGGGAGGTGCTGCCGCCGGGTCCTCCTACCCGCTGGGGGGCGCTGTTCCGGCGCTCGCGCGAGCCGGGCCCCGCCCAGCGGCTGCTCGAGGCGTTCGCGCGTGCGCCGGGCGCCGAGGCGCCCCCTGCCGGATTGTACCGGGACTTCCTGCGCCGCTGCCACGCGCTGCCCGGCTACGG gtgtgcctTCTTCCCCGGAGCCATCGAGCGGCCGTCGGGGGGGCTGCTGGCCCGG GGGGGCCTGCGCCCCGTCAGCGTGGCCGTGGGGCTCGAGGGGGTCACCATCATCGACCCCCGCCAGAAG cacgtgctgctgtccctgacGTACCccgagctgtgctgggagctggtggGCGCCGTGGGGCAGGACGGGGACCCCGCGGGGCAGGAGGGGGACCCCGCGGAGCCcccccagctgtggctggagtTCGATGGGGAGCACGAGGGAGCCCCCGTGAACCGACTGCTGCGCGTGTTCTCCCCGCAG GCGGAGCTGATGAGCGCCCTCATCGAGTGCTGCATCGAGctgggcggggcggccccgccccccgaggagcaggccccgccccccgccggCGCCGCGGCCACGCCCCCCGAGGCGGCCGGCGCGCGTGGCGCCCCCTTGCGGCGGCAGGAGAGCGTGACCCGGCCCCGCCTGCAGCGGCTCGCGACCATCGACTACGTGCGGGAGG ggcaggagctgcggCGGGTGAAGCCCCCCCGGCGCTCGGCGTCCTTCTTCAGCCGGGTTGGGGGGTCCTACAGCCCCGTGGCACAGGGGGGCACAGCGGGGGCCGGCTccgagcagggctga